The proteins below come from a single Halobacillus salinarum genomic window:
- the yhbH gene encoding sporulation protein YhbH: protein MEDEKSFVIAEDDWSLHRKGYDDQRRHQEKVKDAMQKQLPDLVTEENIVMSNGKRVVKIPIRSLDEYKIRYNYDKNKHAGQGEGDSEIGDVVAQAPSKKGKPGDGEGAGDQAGEDYYEAEVSLAELEEAFFKELTLPNLDEKERDTIIQTDYSFSDIRKTGLTGNIDKKRTMLEAYKRNALGGEATFSPIYPEDLRFKTWQDEEKPESKAVVIAMMDTSGSMGQWEKYMARSFFFWMNRFLNKNYETVDVEFIAHHTQAKVVSEEDFFSKGESGGTICSSAYRKALELIHEKYSPARYNIYPFHFSDGDNLTSDNKRCVALINELLNVSQMFGYGEVNQYNRASSLMQAYKSIDHPKFRYHILRKKADVFHAMKGFFSEEGSVEVPS, encoded by the coding sequence ATGGAAGATGAGAAAAGTTTCGTAATCGCCGAAGACGACTGGTCCCTCCATCGGAAAGGCTATGATGATCAGCGGCGACACCAGGAAAAAGTGAAAGATGCAATGCAGAAGCAGCTCCCGGATTTAGTTACAGAAGAAAATATTGTAATGTCGAATGGAAAACGTGTCGTTAAGATACCTATACGTTCGCTTGATGAATATAAAATTCGTTACAATTATGATAAGAATAAGCACGCTGGTCAAGGCGAAGGCGATAGTGAAATTGGTGATGTTGTCGCTCAAGCCCCATCCAAAAAAGGCAAGCCGGGAGATGGAGAAGGTGCAGGAGATCAGGCTGGTGAAGACTATTACGAAGCTGAGGTATCTTTAGCAGAGCTTGAGGAGGCATTTTTTAAGGAACTTACCTTACCTAATTTAGATGAGAAAGAAAGAGACACCATCATTCAAACAGATTATTCTTTTAGTGATATACGTAAAACCGGGTTAACTGGTAATATCGATAAGAAAAGAACTATGCTTGAAGCTTATAAGCGGAATGCTTTGGGCGGAGAAGCAACTTTTTCTCCCATTTATCCTGAAGATCTTCGATTCAAAACGTGGCAGGATGAGGAAAAGCCTGAATCAAAGGCTGTTGTCATTGCCATGATGGATACGAGTGGTTCGATGGGCCAATGGGAGAAATATATGGCGAGAAGTTTTTTCTTCTGGATGAATCGTTTCTTGAATAAAAACTATGAAACGGTCGATGTGGAATTTATCGCTCACCATACACAAGCAAAAGTGGTAAGCGAAGAGGACTTCTTTTCAAAAGGAGAAAGCGGAGGAACCATTTGTTCTTCAGCCTATCGAAAAGCGCTAGAGCTTATTCATGAAAAGTACTCACCTGCCCGCTATAATATTTATCCTTTCCACTTTTCAGATGGAGACAATTTGACTTCTGACAACAAGCGATGCGTCGCTTTAATAAATGAGCTGTTAAATGTTTCACAAATGTTTGGCTACGGGGAAGTGAATCAATACAACCGTGCGTCCAGTTTAATGCAAGCTTATAA
- the yidC gene encoding membrane protein insertase YidC, producing the protein MKKMLGIMSVVGLLLAGCSPQSAANGDGFFGKYLVQPFIDLIKVVADAFGENYGIAIILITLAVRFVLMPFMLKTFKNSQDMKFKMEAVKPEMTDIQNRLKAAKSQEDKQKIQAEMMTLYRNTNINPLNMGCLPLIIQMPILMGFYYAIRGSHEIATHSFLWFNLGQPDIAMAIVAGILYFIQYRVSMLGMTEQQQKQMKLIGLLSPVMILFISFSAPAALPLYWAVGGLFLIVQTLISKKLYQQPVPAK; encoded by the coding sequence ATGAAAAAAATGCTAGGAATTATGAGTGTAGTTGGATTATTGCTTGCCGGCTGTTCTCCGCAAAGTGCTGCGAATGGAGATGGATTTTTTGGCAAATACCTCGTTCAGCCATTTATCGATTTAATTAAAGTGGTGGCTGATGCTTTTGGAGAGAATTACGGGATCGCGATCATTTTAATTACGCTTGCTGTTCGTTTTGTTCTCATGCCTTTTATGCTGAAAACATTTAAAAACAGCCAGGATATGAAATTCAAGATGGAAGCTGTCAAACCGGAGATGACCGATATTCAAAACCGGCTGAAAGCGGCAAAAAGTCAAGAGGATAAACAAAAAATCCAGGCAGAAATGATGACTCTTTACCGCAACACCAACATTAATCCTCTAAATATGGGGTGTCTGCCATTAATTATTCAAATGCCTATTCTCATGGGATTTTACTATGCGATACGCGGCTCCCATGAAATCGCGACGCATTCGTTTCTTTGGTTTAATCTTGGACAACCTGATATAGCGATGGCGATCGTGGCGGGGATTCTTTATTTTATTCAATACAGAGTTTCCATGCTGGGGATGACGGAACAGCAGCAAAAACAAATGAAGCTGATCGGCCTGCTTTCTCCTGTTATGATTTTGTTTATCTCTTTTTCGGCACCAGCAGCCTTGCCATTGTATTGGGCAGTTGGAGGTCTTTTCTTAATCGTGCAAACTCTTATATCGAAAAAACTTTATCAACAGCCCGTCCCGGCCAAATAA
- the odhB gene encoding 2-oxoglutarate dehydrogenase complex dihydrolipoyllysine-residue succinyltransferase: MKEIKVPELAESITEGTIAEWLVKKGDQVEKGDPILELETDKVNVEVNADASGVISELLKDEGDDVEVGDVIAKVDENGEAGSSSEEDSQDKEEEQQEQPKQEEKQQKEPAAEKQEKAADHENKGEVIATPAARKKARELGIDLSEISARDPLGRIRPEDVDAAASGSKQETKQEAPKQEKKEKKQQQTSEKTEFTKPVEREKMSRRRQTIAKRLVEAQQTSAMLTTFNEVDMTNVMKLRSERKESFLKKHDIKLGFMSFFTKAAVGALKEFPLINAEIQGNEVVKKKFYDIGMAVSTDEGLVVPVVRDADRLDFAGIEKEIAQLATKARNKELQLDELQGGSFTITNGGIFGSMLSTPILNSPQVGILGLHNIEKRAKVMPDDTIQARPMMYIALSYDHRIVDGKEAVQFLRRIKEMIEDPYDLLLEG; encoded by the coding sequence ATGAAGGAAATTAAAGTTCCTGAATTAGCTGAATCAATTACAGAAGGTACGATAGCGGAATGGCTTGTAAAAAAAGGGGATCAAGTTGAAAAAGGCGACCCAATTCTTGAACTGGAGACCGACAAAGTTAATGTCGAAGTGAATGCGGATGCCAGTGGAGTTATTTCCGAACTTCTTAAAGACGAAGGCGATGACGTAGAAGTAGGCGATGTTATAGCCAAGGTCGACGAAAATGGCGAAGCGGGAAGTTCCAGTGAAGAAGACTCTCAAGATAAAGAAGAAGAGCAGCAGGAACAACCAAAGCAGGAAGAAAAGCAACAGAAAGAACCGGCGGCTGAGAAACAGGAGAAAGCTGCTGATCATGAGAATAAAGGGGAAGTTATTGCAACTCCGGCGGCTCGTAAAAAAGCTCGTGAGCTAGGCATTGATCTCTCTGAAATTTCTGCCCGCGATCCACTGGGACGCATTCGTCCGGAAGATGTAGATGCAGCGGCTAGCGGAAGCAAGCAGGAAACGAAACAGGAAGCTCCTAAACAGGAAAAGAAAGAAAAGAAACAGCAGCAAACCAGTGAAAAAACAGAATTTACAAAACCGGTGGAAAGGGAGAAAATGTCCCGGCGCCGTCAAACCATCGCTAAACGTTTAGTGGAAGCACAGCAGACTTCTGCAATGCTTACAACCTTTAACGAAGTGGATATGACCAATGTCATGAAGCTGCGTAGTGAACGTAAAGAATCTTTCTTGAAAAAGCATGACATTAAACTCGGATTCATGTCCTTCTTTACAAAAGCAGCTGTCGGTGCTTTGAAAGAATTCCCATTAATCAATGCAGAGATTCAAGGGAATGAAGTCGTGAAGAAGAAATTCTATGATATTGGCATGGCCGTTTCAACAGACGAAGGACTTGTAGTCCCTGTTGTTAGAGATGCGGATCGTTTAGATTTTGCCGGTATTGAAAAAGAGATCGCTCAGCTTGCAACCAAAGCCCGTAATAAAGAATTGCAGCTCGACGAACTACAAGGTGGTTCCTTTACGATTACAAACGGGGGTATCTTTGGTTCCATGCTTTCCACACCAATCTTGAATTCTCCTCAAGTAGGAATTCTTGGACTTCACAACATCGAAAAGCGTGCGAAAGTCATGCCGGATGATACAATTCAGGCCCGTCCGATGATGTATATTGCTTTATCCTATGACCACAGAATTGTGGATGGTAAAGAAGCGGTTCAGTTCTTGCGCCGTATTAAAGAAATGATTGAAGATCCATACGATCTGCTATTAGAAGGTTAA